Proteins encoded in a region of the Pelmatolapia mariae isolate MD_Pm_ZW linkage group LG16_19, Pm_UMD_F_2, whole genome shotgun sequence genome:
- the LOC134644095 gene encoding protein FAM171B-like, with product MRLLLCMSLLCSLVLCGRGRAEFTPAAGHPLHADDGNFSNQDPRKQEPFQLQQQALEPRPGSTFSLKVQVNDVLSRQYLSQAVVEVYVNYTKTKTALSGEDGGVLLHVPYHTGMLLTVVACRDGYICTLLPCKTDKMPIFSSVTLSLQCLNQGNIWLFEDSVLITGRTSDASSHPVVSFPKTLLNLTHSSNITSVKAFLTIPRLTSEQGGFLDTRGIMSSRSGYVSVELSPVAAVSVQLFSEDTELHVTGPVQMNLNIPDNLGLQSSSVIPAWFFNRTTGGWMRKGLGKVTSVDGRLVWTFTAPHLGYWIAAPVSSNRGFFELAIPIDFIIRHSFFLMVLFGGILVIIISLLVGLCYCRCSSGETKAAKVLPVTKKDQNTSTCDDDLFEVSSRKASHSQEQQPEEKGDSRHNASFIANTSAVAIMLENDLNTDLNDLTCSHKASEQRVSVSLTDNLFFYNQPVAILHTPAFFHLEEQPEQAQWSKSATLPRAGASNGAATEPLSKENFTQTQTKGPSETQNQAAETEDKLGASGGSQTATSTNTTRLPESVSVPGTLHKILDSRHSVHGQSKISSLQPPRAWFVSLEGKPAAEIHYAVTEQQRRRRPVESRETSLDSGVDMSELNQTSGRRAVTLERNATFVKSTSSSKHTSAQ from the exons ATGCGCCTGCTGCTTTGCATGTCTCTGCTGTGCTCGCTGGTTTTATGCGGCCGTGGAAGGGCTGAGTTCACTCCGGCTGCGGGACACCCTCTGCATGCCGATGATGGGAACTTTTCAAACCAGGATCCCAGGAAACAAGAGCCCTTTCAACTCCAACAGCAAGCGCTGGAGCCCAGGCCAG GTTCTACCTTCAGCTTGAAGGTCCAGGTGAATGATGTGTTGAGTCGTCAGTACCTGAGCCAGGCAGTGGTGGAGGTCTACGTCAACTACACCAAGACCaaaacagctctttctgggGAGGATGGCGGGGTCTTGCTTCACGTACCTTACCACACTGGGATGCTTCTCACAGTTGTGGCCTGCCGTGATGGCTACATTTGCACACTGCTGCCTTGTAAAACCGACAAAATGCCAA TATTTTCATCAGTGACATTATcacttcagtgtctgaatcaAGGGAACATCTGGCTTTTTGAGGATTCTGTCCTGATCACTGGGAGAACATCTG ATGCTTCATCCCACCCTGTCGTCAGTTTTCCTAAAACCCTGCTGAACTTGACACACAGCAGTAATATCACCTCTGTTAAAGCCTTCCTGACCATTCCCAGGCTGACGTCAGAGCAGGGGGGCTTCCTGGACACTCGAGGCATCATGAGCAGTAGATCTG GATATGTCAGTGTGGAGTTGAGCCCAGTGGCGGCTGTTAGCGTGCAGCTTTTCTCAGAAGACACGGAGTTACATGTGACTGGGCCCGTGCAGATGAACCTCAACATTCCCGACAACTTGGGACTTCAGTCTTCGAGTGTTATTCCAGCCTGGTTCTTTAACCGGACCACTG GGGGATGGATGAGAAAAGGATTAGGAAAGGTGACGTCAGTAGATGGAAGACTCGTGTGGACATTCACAGCTCCTCATCTCGGCTACTGGATTGCAGCACCTGTTTCATCTAACAGAG GTTTCTTTGAACTTGCCATTCCCATTGACTTCATCATACGGCATTCCTTTTTCCTGATGGTTCTCTTTGGAGGGATACTCGTTATTATCATCTCTCTTCTGGTTGGGTTATGTTATTGcag GTGTTCCTCTGGTGAAACTAAAGCAGCGAAGGTCCTACCAGTGACGAAAAAAGACCAAAATACTTCGACCTGTGATGATGATCTCTTTGAAGTATCTTCAAGGAAAGCTTCTCATTCACAGGAACAGCAACCTGAAGAAAAGGGGGACAGTAGACACAATGCTTCTTTCATAGCCAACACCAGTGCTGTGGCCATTATGCTGGAAAATGATCTGAACACGGACCTGAACGATCTAACGTGTTCACACAAAGCCTCAGAACAAAGAGTTTCAGTATCTCTGACAGATAATTTGTTTTTCTACAACCAGCCTGTTGCAATTCTTCACACTCCAGCTTTCTTCCATTTAGAGGAGCAACCAGAGCAGGCCCAGTGGAGCAAGTCAGCCACCCTGCCCCGTGCAGGGGCTTCAAATGGTGCCGCCACAGAGCCTTTGAGTAAAGAAAACTTCACCCAGACACAGACAAAAGGTCCATCTGAGACCCAGAACCAGGCAGCAGAAACTGAAGACAAGCTTGGAGCTTCAGGTGGCTCCCAGACAGCAACCTCCACCAATACAACCAGGCTCCCAGAGTCAGTGTCAGTGCCCGGGACATTACATAAAATCTTGGACAGCAGGCACTCGGTGCACGGACAATCCAAAATCTCCTCACTTCAGCCTCCTCGGGCCTGGTTCGTCTCACTGGAGGGCAAGCCCGCAGCTGAGATCCATTACGCTGTGACTGAGCAGCAGAGGAGACGGAGACCAGTCGAGAGTCGAGAGACCAGTTTAGACTCTGGGGTGGACATGAGTGAACTGAACCAGACGTCTGGCAGGAGGGCAGTAACGCTGGAGCGAAACGCTACTTTTGTCAAAAGCACATCGAGCAGTAAACATACGTCTGCACAGTGA
- the si:dkey-10c21.1 gene encoding uncharacterized protein si:dkey-10c21.1 — MAEFLSTKATDKLNSQLNRLCVWLSSDPEYILKHCGDILSVNEYKKVIKQSSDSEQIRELLEIIIQKGEDTCQTFIDTLRKHQRHFPQLKQFFVTEAEVPDSSTPSMFADGSSVVSRREITNTTAKNISFNIQTVSQPADSSLSGNIKPQADLAASGGSVICADKISGVHVDECINFSVSVNAPQENTGTVEDTQPPPQGPAVRKIKEHKVELINCLMGDRFILQCVHAKGILSLRQYGNLKHTSNPEQTVTDLIDLLMSKGEETCDQFLQILKDPEVEATYPQLKYIIK; from the exons ATGGCTGAATTTCTGTCAACAAAG GCCACGGACAAACTAAACTCACAGCTCAACAGACTGTGCGTATGGCTTTCGAGTGACCCTGAGTACATCCTGAAGCACTGCGGGGACATCCTATCCGTGAATGAATATAAAAAGGTAATAAAGCAAAGCAGTGATTCGGAGCAGATAAGAGAACTCTTGGAAATAATCATTCAAAAAGGAGAAGATACCTGCCAGACCTTTATTGACACTCTGAGGAAGCACCAAAGACACTTCCCACAACTGAAGCAGTTTTTCGTCACTGAAGCTGAAG TTCCAGATTCATCCACTCCAAGCATGTTTGCTGATGGTAGCAGCGTTGTGTCCCGCAGAGAAATTACAAACACAACTgcaaaaaacatttcatttaacATTCAAACAGTAAGCCAGCCGGCAGACAGCAGTTTGTCTG GAAATATTAAACCCCAAGCAGATCTCGCTGCAAGTGGTGGCAGTGTTATATGTGCTGATAAAATATCAGGTGTCCATGTTGATGAGTGTATAAATTTCTCAGTGAGTGTGAATGCACCACAAGAAAACACAG GTACGGTAGAGGACACACAGCCACCTCCTCAG GGTCCTGCTGTGAGAAAGATCAAGGAGCACAAGGTGGAACTCATTAACTGCCTGATGGGGGATCGCTTCATTCTGCAGTGTGTGCATGCCAAAGGAATCCTCTCTCTCAGACAATATGGAAATCTGAAGCACACCTCTAACCCAGAACAAACTGTTACTGACCTGATAGATCTTCTGATGAGTAAAGGCGAAGAGACCTGTGATCAGTTTCTTCAGATTCTTAAAGATCCTGAAGTTGAAGCAACGTATCCACAACTGAAATACATTATAAAGTAA